Part of the Sinorhizobium sp. BG8 genome, AAGCGGGAGCGCTGTTCAATGCACGCGCAATGCATGGGGGCGAACGCGGCTGCATTTCCGCTTCTGGGCCGGGAGCGGACATCGTTTCCGTGGTCGAGTATGGGCATCGGACCACCTGTCAGAAAGCCGATTAAGGTCGACATCGGGAGTTGCGATAGGCTGCCGTTCCTCCGAGTTGCTCCTGCTCTTCGCGGGTAGCCGCGCCTGCGGCGAAATTTTTACACGATCGCCATCCGTTCAAACCGCCAAGAGCAATTTTGCCTGTTGGTATCGCGCCATGCCCAGGGACAGGATGACCAACGATTGCCAGACCTGTGGCCAAACAGTCGGTCTCAAAACCGTGCGGACAGCTCGGACGAATGTCCGATATTGACATTTATAAGCAACTTGTATACAAGATGTCTATGATATTCGGCGATGGTTCAAGTGGTGCCGCCTCCAGTCAGCGCCCCGAAGCTGCGCAAGACATCGTCTATGCCTGGTTGAAACAACATGTGCTGACTTTACCACGCCATGAGACAACGTTTTTGACGGAATCGCAGGTCTGTCGGGAAACAGGTGTGTCGCGAACCCCCGTCAGAGAAGCTTTCTTGAGACTTGAGGCAGACGGTCTGCTGAAAATTCTGCCGAAGAAGGGGGCGTATATCTCGCCGATCACCGACGCGGAGGTGGTCTCAATCATGCAGGCGCGCCGTTTGGTGGAGGAGTGGTGTGCGCAGCAAGCGAGCCGCTTGGGCGTTGCGGTGGCTGACGAACTGGACCGATTGATCGCCTTGCAGGAACAGGTTCGAAACGATCCTGTCGCCTTCATAGAGAGCGATCGGGAGTTCCATCGTACGATCGTGAGGGCCGCGGGAAACCCGATACTCGTGGTGTTCTATGAGAGCCTTCGTGATAGGCAGGTGCGCATGGGCGTGCATGCGATCTCTGTCGGCAGCCGTATTGATGAAGTGCTGGTCGAACACAGGGCGATCGCGCAGGCCATCCGTGAATCAGCGGCAGATCGGGCGGTCGCCGCGGTGGGCACGCATTTGGAACTGACACTCGCGGCGCTGCGAGCGCCTGTGTTCGGCGATTGGTCGTCGAACCTGCAGGCAGGATAGCGTCGGACTCGACACCACCATGGAAACTCAAATTGCAGGAATGGGCATCGGATAGATCAAATCGACATTGAGGGGCCGGACATGGAACCAGTCTTTGACGTAATTGCATTCAGGCAGGCGTTAGGGCAGTTCCCAACCGGAGTATGCGTGGTCACGAGCGTGATCGGCATGGATAAACTCGGTGTGACGATAAGCTCCTTCAATTCGCTTTCGCTTGATCCACCGTTGATCCTGTTCAGTATCGATCATCGTGCTGCCAGCCTCCCCCTGTGGCGGAAGGCGAAAGGCTATACGATCAACGTCCTGTCCGAAAATCAGGCGGATGTGTCGAGCCGCTTCTCTCGGCCCCTGACCAACAAATGGGAAGGCATCGCCTGCCAGTTAGAGGCGGGGCACGGCCTCGTGCTGCCCGGCGCTGCGGCGCTGTTTCATTGCGCGCGCTGGGCCGTGCACGAAGGCGGCGACCATTTGCTGTTCATCGGCAGGGTAAAGTCGTTTCTGTCGTTCCGCGATCGCCGGCCACTTGTGTTCATCGGGGACGATATGCTGCCCTGGAGTCCGGAGTGAGCGACGAAACGTCCTGGCCACTGGCCATCCACTACTGAGGGAAAAGTCATGCTGAAAACAGGTTCGCAGCATACAGAGACCCTACGCGACGGCAGGCAGGTATATATCAATGGCCAGCTTGCGGGTGATGTGACGACACATCCGGCCTTTCGCGAAACCATTCGCTCCGTCGGACGGCTCTACGATTTCCAGAGTGCAGATGAGAACCGATCACTCATGACATTCGACATGGAGGAGACCGGCGATCGCGCGAGCCGCATCTGGCAGATGCCGAAGACCTATGCCGAACTCGTGGAGCGCCGCAAGGCACTCGAGGCCTGGGCAACATTGCATTGCGGCTTTCTAGGTCGGGCCCCGGACCACGTCGCCTCCTGTCTTGTCGGCATGATGATGGGTGCCGAGATATTTCACGATCATGATCCGCAGCGCGCCGCAGCGTTGGCAGACTATTATCGCCACGCCCGCGACAACGACCTTTACCTGACATATGTGATCATTAACCCGCAGGCAGACCGCTCCAAGGCTGCGAGCCAGCAACAGGACCGCACCTTGACGGCGGGCGTCGTCGACCAGGACCAGGAAGGCCTGACGATACGCGGCGCGAAGATGCTGGCAACCGGCAGCATCATGGCAAACGAGGTCCTGGTCACCTGCATCCAGCCGCTCACTGAGGGCGATGAGCCCTATGCGGTCTCCTTTGCCGTCCCGATGAATGCGCGCGGGTTGAGGATCATGTCGCGCAAATCCTATGAGGAGTACGCGACAAGCGTCTTTGACAGTCCGCTCTCCAGCCGCTTCGACGAGAACGATGCAATTCTCTATTTCGACGATGTCAAAGTGACTTGGGACCGGGTCTTCATCAATCAGGACATCCGCATGTGTCAGCGGCAGTTCCATGCAACGCCCGCCCATGTCATGCAGAACTATCAGGCGCAGATCCGCTTGATGGTGAAGATGCGCTTCCAACTGGGACTGGCGCACCGCATCGCGGAAACCAACGGCATCGTCAGTTTCCCGCAGGTGCGCGAGACGCTTGGTCTCCTTGCCGCACAGACCGCGATGGTCGACGCACTCGTGCAGGCCATGGAAGTCAAGGGGCAGGCCCATGGCAAGTATTTCGTTCCGGATGCCCACACCCTCTATTCGGCGCAGGTGCTCACCCAGAAGCTTTACCCTGAGGTCATTTCGGCGCTCAGGGAGTTGGCAGGCGGCGGGCTGATAATGCTGCCCTCGAGCGTCGATGACTTCGCTGATCCGCAGTTGAGGGCCATGATCGAGAAAACACAGCAATCGCCTGCCACGAGCGGCGAAGGCAGGGTCAAGCTTTTCAAACTCGCCTGGGACGCGATAGGCTCCGAATTCGCCTCCAGGCATACCCAGTACGAGATGTTCTACGCGGGTGCGAACTTCGTCACCAAGAACCACAGTTATCGCACATGCGACTGGGACGCGCGCACCAGGCTGGTCGACCAGATGCTCGACTCCTACACGCTCGACGGCGCGCTTCGCACCAACAAGGCGGCGGCGGCATGAGCGCGTTTCGGTCCATGTTCAAGGATCACAAGGAATTCCACCGGGTGGATATGGAGGAGGGCTGGCAAGTTCCGCCAGGCTATCCCCCTGGCATCGAGCAGAAAATCCTGGCGGGACGGCTCGACGAAGCGAACCGTGAAGGCAACCGCACGAGATTGCTGCGTTTCCTGCCGGAGGCGCATACCGACAAACCATTCGTGCACGACTATTGGGAAGAGGTCTATCTGGTGGAAGGCGATCTCGTCGTCGGCGATCCATCTACCGGAACCACGTCGTTTCCGGCTCACACCTATGCCTGCCGTCCCCCGGGCGTCCTTCATGGACCGTTCAGGTCCGAGACGGGCTGCCTGCTGCTGGAGATCCACTACTATGACCAGCGTCCCGGCGGACATGACTGAAGTGTGCCCGCGCATGAAATACGTTCACGGATCAGCACCGGTGCCGCCACCCCTTACAGAAGCGGGCTTGGAGTTGTCGCAGGTATAGTGGAGGAGTTGGCAGCTTTTGGCGGCCAGAACCGGATATCATTTCCGGTTCAAACCTAGGTTTTCGTGGCGAGTAGGCCATGATCCCGACCACCCTCTGCCAATGTCCGCAGTCGTCGCTTAGCCGTCGTTAACACGGTCCTTCAAGCGCGATGTCGCGAAGTCGAGGAAAACCCTGACCTTCTGCGGTATCCGCCCTCGGGAAGGGTATATGACGCTGGCGGGCCACGGGTCGGGTTCGTAGTCGTCAAGAACCGTTGTCAGCATGCCCCGTGCAATGGCTTCTCGCGCCTGGTAGGAAAGGACACGGGTCAAGCCCAACCCCGCAATCGCAGCGTCAATTGCGGCCTCGGCTGTGTTGACGACAAGTCGGGAGTGGATTGGTATGCTTTCCACCGATTGACCAGTCGTGAAGGACCAGTTCTCGGTCGACGTGATGCCCTCGAAGCTGATGCAATCATGTCCTGGCAGGTCCGTCGGCTGTGAGGGCGCTCCCCGTCCCTCGATGTAGTGAGGGCTTCCGCAAACGATGCGCCTGATCGTTCCAATGTTGCGGAACACGAGACTGCTGTCTGGCAGCTTGCCGATGCGAACAGCGAGATCCACATGCTCTTCCGGCAGGTCGACAAGCCGATCCGATTGGATCAAGCGCACATTGATTTCCGGATAGGTCTTCAAGAACTCGGCGATGACAGGCAATACGTGCAGGCGGCCAAACACGATCGGCGCAGTGATGGTGAGATTGCCTCTCGGCGCGCGAAACTCACCTCCGGCAGTGCGTTCGGCTTCTGCCACGTCTTCCAGAATACGACGGCAGGAGGATACGTAATCTGTACCCGTCTCCGTAAGAATCAGGCCTCGACCCGCCCGTTGGAAAAGGCGCGCTTCAAGGTGCGTCTCCAGTTCGGAGATTTTTCGGCTGACAGTCGCCAGCGGCAGGCCGAGCTTGCGCGACGCAGCCGTCAGGCTTCCCGCATCTACTGCCGCGATCAAGATCGACATTGCTTCCAGACGATCAGCCATGCTTCCAAAAATCGAGAGAATGATTTTCGATTTTACAGGATAGTCGCGAAATTCGGAAGGACCTAAATTCCGTCATCGACAGGCACGGAAGGAAATCCAATGCTCCGCTTTGCAATTCGCACCACCATTGAAGCCGCTTCGCCTGCATCACAGCCGCTTCCGAGCTGAGCTTAGGGCAATTCCATCAGGCGTGACTTGAGACGATCGGGGTGTAGAACCATGTACGAGACCGATTCCAATTATTCCAGTGACGTCGCCTTTACCTCTGCGGTGAAGGCGATACAGACGCGCAAGGGATCAAGGCCGTCCTATTCGAGGATGGAAACTGGCGGTTCCTGGCAGACGACGATCACCAAGGAGCTCGCCGCTTTCATCGAAAGCCGGACAACTGTCTTTCTGGCAACAGCGAACGCGGCGGGGCAGCCTTACATTCAGCATCGCGGTGGGCCTGCCGGGTTCCTGAAAGTCCTTGACGACAAGACAATAGGATTTGCCGATTTCGCAGGAAATCGACAGTACATCACCCAGGGAAACCTCTCGGAAAACCACAAGGCGCATCTCTTCCTGATGGACTACGCTCATCGGCAGCGCGTCAAGATTTGGGGCGAGGCTCGCGTGGTCGAGGGCGACGACGATCTGACCGCTCGGCTATTCCCCGAGGGGTATCGTGCTCGGGCGGAGCAGGCGATCCTTTTTTCCGTCACAGCATGGGATGCGAACTGCCCTCAGCACATACCGCAGATGTTTGATGCCGCGGCAGTTCAGTCAGCCTTGGCTGAGAAGGATCGGAGGATCACCGAACTCGAAAGGGAAATCGCACGATTGAGTGGGGCGTGAGCACAAGGCCGCCTGGGGTTATTCACGTCCGCCTGTCCGCAGTTGGCGCAACGCGGTCATGGACAATCGGCCGAACCCGAGGTGCGAGGCTGATCAGGCGAAGATTGGCGACCGCCACAGGGTGCGGATGCCGATGATCGGTCTTGGCCCAAAGCGGTCATCCGTGCCCCGCATTCCGCGCGAGGCGCCATGCCAGGAAAATGCCAATAGATAAACAATGCGCAACTAAAACCGCCGAAGTTGATCATTTCGGCGTGAGCCTCATTAGTCTTGCGTTCTGGCTGTCTTCAAGAGGCCAAATCGAGCCGTCTTTCACGATGGTAACATCGCGGATTCTGGCACCAACATCGCAACGATCTGTTCGGCGAACGTTTTCTACGCCGTCGAAATGGACCCTTATCAAGCCTCTGCCAGCTAGCGCGCCGATGAGAGCGGTGCCCTCCCAAACTGGAACAAGTCGCCCGGTATAGAATTCCAGTCCGACGGGCGCGGTGACCGGTGTCCAGTAAATGACGGGAGCTTCGAATTCCGGATGGGGCTTGTGATCGGGAATTTCGGAGCCGTCGGCAATGCCCGATTTGTTTTCCGTGTAGACAAATCCACGGCCTATTCCTGATCCGACACATAGTTTCACATTGTGATGTCACGTCTTCAGAGCATCAGACGTGACATCGTGAGCAGTTGTGGGTTACTGCGTCCTGGTGGCGAGCGCCTTCACGATTGCCTCGGCGAATGCCTTGGCCGACGCTGGGTTCTGGCCCGTGATAAGACGGTCATCGACAACAACCTTGTTTTCGAAAATCGGCGCTTCTTTGAATGTCGCACCTGCGTTCTTCAGCGCGCCCTCAAGCTCAAAAGGAACGATCTTGTCATACTGGCGGGAAGCTTCCTCTTCTGCCGTGAAGCCTGTGAGCTGGCGCCCCTTGATCAGGCTTTCGCCATTGCTCAGCTTGACGTTCAGAAGACCTGCCGGACCATGGCAGACTGCGCTGACGATGCCGTTGCTCTCGTAGATCTTCCTGACAATATCCTGCAGATTGGTATCGTTGACAAAATCCCACATTGGGCCGTGGCCGCCGACGAGTTGGACAGCCGCATACTGCGAGGCGTCGATGTCAGAAAGCTTGATCGAATTGGCGATCTTGTTTCGGTGATCCGGATTGGTCCAGAATGCGAGTGTCGCAGGATCCTTTAGATCGAATCCATCAAAAGGCGATAGGCCGCCCTTAGGACTTGCGATGTCGAAATCGATACCAGCTTCATCAAACACTTCTACGGGATGCGTTAGCTCGGGGAACCAGTAGCCACCGACGAGTTCGGGTGTTTTCTTGTCCAGGCTGGACACGACGATCAGAATTTTTTTCTTCGCAGTTTCAGTCGTCTGCGCGAAAGAGTGGACAGGCAACGCGACAAAGGTGGCGATGGCGACGCAGATACCAGCGACATGGTTTAAGAGAGACATATCCGTTCCTCAACTTGTTGATACGCTCTCCATATGTTCAGCTTCGATTAAAAACATAAGTGCCATGCT contains:
- a CDS encoding GntR family transcriptional regulator, with product MSDIDIYKQLVYKMSMIFGDGSSGAASSQRPEAAQDIVYAWLKQHVLTLPRHETTFLTESQVCRETGVSRTPVREAFLRLEADGLLKILPKKGAYISPITDAEVVSIMQARRLVEEWCAQQASRLGVAVADELDRLIALQEQVRNDPVAFIESDREFHRTIVRAAGNPILVVFYESLRDRQVRMGVHAISVGSRIDEVLVEHRAIAQAIRESAADRAVAAVGTHLELTLAALRAPVFGDWSSNLQAG
- a CDS encoding pyridoxamine 5'-phosphate oxidase family protein, whose amino-acid sequence is MYETDSNYSSDVAFTSAVKAIQTRKGSRPSYSRMETGGSWQTTITKELAAFIESRTTVFLATANAAGQPYIQHRGGPAGFLKVLDDKTIGFADFAGNRQYITQGNLSENHKAHLFLMDYAHRQRVKIWGEARVVEGDDDLTARLFPEGYRARAEQAILFSVTAWDANCPQHIPQMFDAAAVQSALAEKDRRITELEREIARLSGA
- a CDS encoding type 1 glutamine amidotransferase domain-containing protein, whose protein sequence is MSLLNHVAGICVAIATFVALPVHSFAQTTETAKKKILIVVSSLDKKTPELVGGYWFPELTHPVEVFDEAGIDFDIASPKGGLSPFDGFDLKDPATLAFWTNPDHRNKIANSIKLSDIDASQYAAVQLVGGHGPMWDFVNDTNLQDIVRKIYESNGIVSAVCHGPAGLLNVKLSNGESLIKGRQLTGFTAEEEASRQYDKIVPFELEGALKNAGATFKEAPIFENKVVVDDRLITGQNPASAKAFAEAIVKALATRTQ
- a CDS encoding LysR family transcriptional regulator, with product MADRLEAMSILIAAVDAGSLTAASRKLGLPLATVSRKISELETHLEARLFQRAGRGLILTETGTDYVSSCRRILEDVAEAERTAGGEFRAPRGNLTITAPIVFGRLHVLPVIAEFLKTYPEINVRLIQSDRLVDLPEEHVDLAVRIGKLPDSSLVFRNIGTIRRIVCGSPHYIEGRGAPSQPTDLPGHDCISFEGITSTENWSFTTGQSVESIPIHSRLVVNTAEAAIDAAIAGLGLTRVLSYQAREAIARGMLTTVLDDYEPDPWPASVIYPSRGRIPQKVRVFLDFATSRLKDRVNDG
- a CDS encoding cupin domain-containing protein — translated: MSAFRSMFKDHKEFHRVDMEEGWQVPPGYPPGIEQKILAGRLDEANREGNRTRLLRFLPEAHTDKPFVHDYWEEVYLVEGDLVVGDPSTGTTSFPAHTYACRPPGVLHGPFRSETGCLLLEIHYYDQRPGGHD
- a CDS encoding flavin reductase family protein, whose protein sequence is MEPVFDVIAFRQALGQFPTGVCVVTSVIGMDKLGVTISSFNSLSLDPPLILFSIDHRAASLPLWRKAKGYTINVLSENQADVSSRFSRPLTNKWEGIACQLEAGHGLVLPGAAALFHCARWAVHEGGDHLLFIGRVKSFLSFRDRRPLVFIGDDMLPWSPE
- a CDS encoding 4-hydroxyphenylacetate 3-hydroxylase N-terminal domain-containing protein, yielding MLKTGSQHTETLRDGRQVYINGQLAGDVTTHPAFRETIRSVGRLYDFQSADENRSLMTFDMEETGDRASRIWQMPKTYAELVERRKALEAWATLHCGFLGRAPDHVASCLVGMMMGAEIFHDHDPQRAAALADYYRHARDNDLYLTYVIINPQADRSKAASQQQDRTLTAGVVDQDQEGLTIRGAKMLATGSIMANEVLVTCIQPLTEGDEPYAVSFAVPMNARGLRIMSRKSYEEYATSVFDSPLSSRFDENDAILYFDDVKVTWDRVFINQDIRMCQRQFHATPAHVMQNYQAQIRLMVKMRFQLGLAHRIAETNGIVSFPQVRETLGLLAAQTAMVDALVQAMEVKGQAHGKYFVPDAHTLYSAQVLTQKLYPEVISALRELAGGGLIMLPSSVDDFADPQLRAMIEKTQQSPATSGEGRVKLFKLAWDAIGSEFASRHTQYEMFYAGANFVTKNHSYRTCDWDARTRLVDQMLDSYTLDGALRTNKAAAA